Genomic segment of Nitrospirota bacterium:
ACGAGTAGGCGATCAGCCGTCCTCGGTAGAGCTCGACCGCTCTGGGAACGTGGGGGCCGTGCCCCAGCACCACGTCCGCACCGGCGTCCACCACCGCGTGGGCGAATTGCAGCACGTTGCCGCGATCCTCACCATAGTATTCTTCGGCCATGTCCGTGACCCGGGAAGCGGTCTCGCCTTCGGACCCTCCGTGAAACGAGACGATCACCACGTCGGCGCTGCGACCGGCCTCGGCCACGATCGAGCGGGCCGTCTCCAGATCCGAGACGTGAAACGATCGCCCCGAGAACCCAAACGGGACCACCGCGACCACGACGTCGCGGACCGCCAGTGCGGTGGGCGTGCGTTTGGGGACGGCGACAAGACCGGCCTGAGCCAACAACCCTTGGGTGAAGGCGTATCCGGGGAGACCGTAGTCGTCCGAATGATTGTTGTCGAGAGACAGGACGGTGAAGCCCGCGGCCTTGAGAAACGACGCCAAAAACGGAGGGAAGCCGAACTCATAACAGCGCCCGGCTTCACGAGACTCCGGGCGACACTTGGCCGGCATCATCCCGTCGACCACAAACGTGCCTTCCAGATTGCCGAACACGAGATCAGCCTCCGGGATCGTGCCGCGAATCCCTTCGGGGATGTCGCGGTCCGCGGGCGTCGGGACGAAGGGAATGGGGGTCATGGAGCCGGGCATGACGTCGCCCACCGCCACGATCGTGATCGGAACCGGGGAGGGGAGAACGGGCGCCGAATCGGGCAGCGTGGGGTTCGGGCCAACCGACGGGCTGGCGGGCGCCATTTCGGCGGGGAGCGGGTGAGGGGGCATGGGTTCCACGGATGGGGCGGCGCTGCACGCGATCACCGTCCACGCGGAGAACCCCACGCCAATCAGCCGAACGATCACTGATTCACTCAGTCGTGACGGGAGCGACACGATCATCTTACAGGAACTGAGGGCGTAGGCAACTATGTTATAATGTCGCCCGCGTCGGCACCAGTCCTCGAGATCTATCCATGTGGAGTATCATTCGAAAACTCGTCGGAAGCAAGAACGACCGTGAACTCAAGCGTATTGCGCCCGTTGTCGACCGCGTCAACGCGTTCGAACCCGCGGTTCGAACGCTGAGCGACGAGGCGCTGAGAGGCAAGACCGTCGAACTTCGCGCCCGCGTGGCGGCGGGAGAATCTCTGGACGCTCTGCTGCCGGAGGCCTTTGCGGTGGTGCGCGAAGCCTCATCCCGCGTGCTCGGGATGCGCCATTTCGACGTGCAGTTGATCGGGGGCATCGTCCTCCACGAGGGAAAGATCGCCGAGATGAAGACCGGCGAGGGGAAGACCCTCGTCGCCACGCTCCCGGTCTACCTCAACGCGCTCGCCGGCAAGGGCGTTCACGTAATCACCGTCAACGATTATTTGGCCAAACGCGACAGCCAGTGGATGGGGGAGATCTATCGCTTCCTCGGTCTCACCGTGGGCGTGATTCAACACGATCTCGACGACGCGGCGCGGCAGGTGGGGTACGCCGCGGACGTGACGTACGGGACCAACAACGAATTTGGGTTCGATTATTTGCGCGACAACATGAAGTTCGACCCCCGTCAGTTCGTCCAGCGTCCCCTCAACTTTGCGATCGTGGATGAGGTCGACAGCATCTTGATCGACGAAGCGAGGACGCCGTTGATCATTTCGGGACCGGCCGAAGATTCGACCGAGTTGTATTACAAGATCAACCGGGTCATCCCGTATCTCAAGGCCGAGGTCGACTTCACGATCGAGGAAAAGACCAAAACCGCGGCCCTGACGGAAGAAGGCAACGCGAAAATCGAGCGGTTCTTGGGCGTCGAGAACCTCTACGACCTCGGCAACATGTCGTTGGTCCACCACGTACATCAAGCGCTCCGCGCCCATTCGCTGTACAAACGCGACGTGGACTACGTCGTCAAAGAGGGCGAGGTCATCATCGTGGACGAGTTCACCGGCCGCTTGATGCCGGGTCGGCGTTGGAGCGACGGTCTGCACCAGGCGGTGGAGGCCAA
This window contains:
- a CDS encoding CapA family protein, which codes for MIVRLIGVGFSAWTVIACSAAPSVEPMPPHPLPAEMAPASPSVGPNPTLPDSAPVLPSPVPITIVAVGDVMPGSMTPIPFVPTPADRDIPEGIRGTIPEADLVFGNLEGTFVVDGMMPAKCRPESREAGRCYEFGFPPFLASFLKAAGFTVLSLDNNHSDDYGLPGYAFTQGLLAQAGLVAVPKRTPTALAVRDVVVAVVPFGFSGRSFHVSDLETARSIVAEAGRSADVVIVSFHGGSEGETASRVTDMAEEYYGEDRGNVLQFAHAVVDAGADVVLGHGPHVPRAVELYRGRLIAYSLGNFWTYGNISIKGARGVMPLLRVTVARDGTFLSGRLFSMRQRLPGIPEPDPEGTAIRMISTLSREDFPTSPLTITETGELRVQPETQDQRQTETCGADVSSECSEADLLQPD